A window from Streptomyces genisteinicus encodes these proteins:
- a CDS encoding 4'-phosphopantetheinyl transferase family protein, which translates to MGDATRTSPPVHVRGPAGPWQPVRTALAARGSAVVHTTWGEWFPTALTDPALRLLLGRDWQRYRHTADPATRHRFAASRLVAKYAAAAVLDLLPAELDLAYELGGRPYLRGLDLDVSLSHSDELIAVGVSRVGRIGVDTEPAGRRLDFGLLSGHICAPGELRSLLRLPPGDRERALLRLWTLKEAYSKALGQGLRLDFSGFSLDGGGTGLLAPGDTAALPGAWAFTTHRVLGSHLLSVARHDTPAKDATRRPARAARAPVRVPARTAAPVPVHGRVPGGGRCSR; encoded by the coding sequence ATGGGCGACGCCACGCGCACCTCGCCCCCCGTCCACGTACGCGGTCCCGCCGGGCCATGGCAGCCGGTCCGGACCGCGCTGGCGGCGCGGGGGAGCGCCGTCGTGCACACCACCTGGGGCGAATGGTTCCCGACCGCCCTCACCGACCCCGCGCTCCGTCTCCTGCTGGGCCGCGACTGGCAGCGCTACCGGCACACGGCCGACCCCGCCACCCGCCACCGCTTCGCCGCCTCCCGGCTCGTCGCCAAGTACGCGGCGGCCGCCGTGCTGGACCTCCTCCCGGCGGAGCTGGACCTCGCGTACGAGCTCGGCGGACGGCCCTACCTGCGCGGACTCGACCTCGACGTCAGCCTCAGCCACAGCGACGAGCTGATCGCGGTCGGCGTCAGCAGGGTCGGCCGGATCGGGGTCGACACCGAACCGGCCGGCCGCAGGCTCGACTTCGGCCTGCTGAGCGGCCACATCTGCGCACCCGGCGAACTCCGTTCCCTGCTGCGGCTGCCCCCCGGGGACCGCGAACGCGCACTGCTGAGGCTCTGGACGCTGAAGGAGGCGTACAGCAAGGCGCTCGGCCAGGGACTGCGGCTCGACTTCAGCGGGTTCTCCCTCGACGGCGGCGGCACCGGCCTGCTCGCCCCCGGTGACACGGCGGCCCTGCCCGGCGCCTGGGCCTTCACCACCCACCGCGTCCTCGGCAGCCATCTGCTGAGCGTCGCCCGCCACGACACCCCCGCGAAAGACGCCACGCGGCGCCCGGCGCGGGCCGCCCGCGCCCCCGTCCGCGTGCCCGCCCGGACCGCCGCGCCCGTACCCGTACACGGCCGCGTCCCGGGCGGCGGGCGGTGCTCCCGCTGA
- a CDS encoding condensation domain-containing protein, whose protein sequence is MTSKNATSERATSERPATVTTVVVDPGEPPVLEVRGPLTEGRVAAALDHAAARALGTRSWRHRLQQLGPDHHLLHVEPVTGAAGGPAPGAFPAGIVADLLTARDRQPVPLGPAQLDLARGGEAAAPASHPSRTLDAPEPFDPAAVEAALRNLARAHPLLAARVDTEAGSGIHAAPLAADTVCTVADGVPPGRERAAIAEAGRHLRPSARRSLHAVLLRGRRRLVLLAHELVADQTSLEILLADLRAALERPERELGPEAVRYPEWVAALPAIAADPRECDHWREVAEGRAAAASFRSRGPLPQTAPEHHPGFALGRAATAQLTGPVARRFGLRPAQLLTGALGLALIRWRGTRAASFDVCTDGRQGTPALARTVGPFAETEPVLLDGEPGQHAREFTEQAARSLRAVGRAAFGACREYAADPALRLVLRELVPVLVRFTPDTDVRPAPRPARTAWPYAIDAAARMRQGRLQIRFDWLHSDHDGITRETVDALAASVRAVLDELAAVPGEHAGQPPVAASPLQRELLADADAHPGTGRQIEQLTWIWHGPLDAARFADAWQSVFDREAVLRASFDHGRDPVITVHDRVVPEVARTADPGAAWPEVLAADQRRGIDPRCPGPLRLTLFDGPPGDGAPATRVLLTYHQALLDTWSVRLLLAGFYRAYLAEGDLPGGDRRPDVRDHARWLAAQDLTPAREFWLRAAPAPDAAGSMAAYVTAPLLTEATGTGRARVRLASSEAARLAAWAGRWGATESGALQAAWAMLLYRAAGADGPLPVRFSVAASGRGIPLDGVERLPGALRNPLPVSVDIDPDSTVPGLLAALRDQAIDLASYEWVSAGQIHGWTADPDPPGRRAGAGPGGDSLLVFESSLDPLERLEPAFAAHGIRMEFAEPVGAANAFPVTLVAYHDDAGGLVLSVSHDRSRLADATGLLAHCAGLLRELPYAADDSTTVSEVLDALPPVPSWPALVTLRPGTGGTVCLVPSPGVPRTWYTRVSRLYPGPESVILLRLALDGPVSRYAVLRRLAQSGQRLVLGAFSGGGADAYETARLLAADGVRPPLVVLAADTGTDEAALDLARLLDEAVRR, encoded by the coding sequence ATGACCTCCAAGAACGCCACGTCCGAACGCGCCACCTCCGAACGGCCCGCCACCGTCACGACCGTCGTGGTCGACCCCGGCGAGCCTCCCGTCCTGGAGGTCCGCGGCCCGCTGACCGAGGGCCGGGTCGCCGCCGCGCTCGACCACGCCGCCGCCCGCGCCCTCGGTACCCGCTCCTGGCGCCACCGCCTCCAGCAGCTCGGCCCCGACCACCACCTGCTGCACGTGGAGCCCGTCACCGGTGCCGCCGGCGGCCCGGCGCCCGGCGCCTTCCCCGCGGGGATCGTCGCCGACCTGCTCACCGCCCGCGACCGGCAGCCCGTCCCGCTCGGCCCCGCCCAGCTCGACCTGGCCCGGGGCGGGGAAGCGGCCGCCCCCGCCTCCCATCCGTCCAGGACCCTCGACGCGCCCGAGCCGTTCGACCCCGCCGCCGTGGAGGCGGCCCTGCGCAACCTGGCGCGGGCCCACCCGCTCCTCGCCGCCCGCGTCGACACCGAGGCCGGCAGCGGCATCCACGCCGCCCCGCTCGCCGCCGACACGGTCTGCACGGTGGCCGACGGCGTGCCGCCCGGCCGTGAGCGCGCGGCCATAGCGGAGGCGGGCCGCCACCTGCGCCCCTCCGCCCGCCGCTCCCTCCACGCGGTGCTGCTGCGCGGGCGCCGCAGGCTCGTGCTGCTCGCCCACGAACTCGTCGCCGACCAGACGTCGCTGGAGATCCTCCTCGCCGACCTCCGGGCCGCCCTCGAGCGACCGGAGCGCGAACTCGGCCCCGAGGCCGTGCGCTACCCGGAATGGGTCGCCGCGCTGCCCGCGATCGCCGCCGACCCCCGCGAGTGCGACCACTGGCGCGAGGTCGCCGAAGGGCGTGCCGCCGCCGCCTCCTTCCGCTCCCGCGGCCCGCTGCCGCAGACCGCACCCGAGCACCACCCCGGCTTCGCCCTGGGGCGCGCGGCCACCGCACAGCTCACCGGTCCCGTGGCCCGGCGCTTCGGACTCCGCCCCGCCCAGCTCCTCACCGGCGCCCTGGGCCTCGCCCTCATCCGCTGGCGCGGCACCCGCGCCGCCTCCTTCGACGTGTGCACCGACGGGCGCCAGGGCACCCCCGCGCTGGCACGCACCGTGGGGCCGTTCGCCGAGACCGAGCCCGTCCTCCTCGACGGCGAACCCGGGCAGCACGCACGCGAGTTCACCGAGCAGGCCGCGCGGAGCCTGCGCGCCGTCGGCCGGGCCGCCTTCGGCGCCTGCCGCGAGTACGCCGCGGACCCGGCGCTCCGCCTCGTGCTGCGTGAACTCGTCCCCGTCCTCGTCCGCTTCACCCCCGACACCGACGTCCGCCCCGCCCCGCGGCCGGCCCGCACCGCCTGGCCGTACGCGATCGACGCCGCCGCACGGATGCGGCAGGGGCGCCTCCAGATCCGGTTCGACTGGCTGCACTCCGACCACGACGGCATCACCCGCGAAACGGTCGACGCCCTCGCCGCCTCGGTGCGCGCGGTCCTGGACGAACTGGCGGCCGTCCCGGGCGAGCACGCCGGGCAACCGCCCGTCGCCGCCAGCCCCCTGCAGCGCGAACTCCTCGCCGACGCGGACGCCCACCCCGGTACCGGCCGCCAGATCGAACAGCTCACCTGGATCTGGCACGGCCCGCTGGACGCGGCCCGCTTCGCCGACGCCTGGCAGTCCGTCTTCGACCGGGAGGCCGTGCTCCGCGCCTCCTTCGACCACGGCCGCGACCCGGTCATCACCGTCCACGACCGGGTGGTGCCCGAAGTGGCGCGCACGGCCGACCCCGGGGCCGCCTGGCCCGAGGTGCTCGCGGCCGACCAGCGCCGGGGCATCGACCCGCGCTGCCCGGGACCGCTGCGCCTGACCCTCTTCGACGGTCCGCCCGGCGACGGAGCCCCCGCCACCCGCGTGCTGCTCACCTACCACCAGGCGCTGCTGGACACCTGGAGCGTGCGCCTGCTGCTCGCCGGGTTCTACCGCGCCTACCTGGCCGAGGGAGACCTGCCCGGCGGCGACCGCCGCCCCGACGTGCGCGACCACGCCCGCTGGCTCGCCGCCCAGGACCTCACCCCCGCGCGGGAGTTCTGGCTGCGAGCCGCGCCCGCGCCGGACGCCGCCGGCTCGATGGCGGCCTACGTCACCGCACCGCTGCTCACCGAGGCGACCGGCACCGGGCGCGCCCGGGTGCGGCTGGCCTCCTCCGAAGCGGCCCGGCTCGCCGCCTGGGCCGGGCGCTGGGGGGCCACCGAGAGCGGCGCGCTCCAGGCGGCGTGGGCGATGCTCCTCTACCGGGCCGCCGGGGCCGACGGGCCGCTGCCGGTCCGGTTCAGCGTCGCCGCATCGGGCAGGGGCATCCCGCTCGACGGCGTGGAGCGCCTGCCGGGCGCGCTGCGCAACCCGCTGCCCGTCTCGGTCGACATCGACCCGGACAGCACCGTCCCCGGACTCCTGGCCGCCCTGCGCGACCAGGCCATCGACCTCGCCTCGTACGAATGGGTCTCGGCCGGCCAGATCCACGGCTGGACCGCCGACCCGGACCCGCCGGGGCGCCGCGCCGGAGCCGGGCCCGGCGGGGACAGCCTGCTCGTCTTCGAGAGCAGCCTCGACCCCCTGGAGCGGCTGGAGCCCGCCTTCGCCGCCCACGGCATCCGCATGGAGTTCGCCGAGCCGGTGGGCGCCGCGAACGCCTTCCCGGTCACCCTCGTCGCGTACCACGACGACGCGGGCGGCCTGGTGCTCTCGGTCAGCCACGACCGGTCCCGGCTCGCGGACGCCACCGGGCTCCTCGCCCACTGCGCCGGCCTGCTGCGCGAACTGCCGTACGCGGCGGACGACTCGACCACCGTCTCCGAGGTGCTCGACGCGCTGCCGCCCGTCCCCTCCTGGCCCGCCCTGGTGACCCTGCGCCCCGGCACCGGCGGCACCGTCTGCCTGGTGCCCTCGCCGGGAGTCCCCCGCACCTGGTACACCCGCGTCTCCCGCCTCTACCCCGGCCCGGAGTCGGTGATCCTGCTGCGGCTCGCGCTCGACGGCCCCGTGAGCCGCTACGCCGTCCTGCGCCGGCTCGCCCAGTCGGGGCAGCGGCTGGTCCTCGGCGCGTTCTCCGGCGGCGGGGCGGACGCCTACGAGACGGCCCGGCTGCTCGCGGCGGACGGCGTCCGCCCGCCGCTGGTCGTCCTGGCGGCCGACACCGGCACCGACGAGGCGGCCCTCGACCTGGCCCGGCTGCTGGACGAGGCGGTCCGGCGCTGA
- a CDS encoding AfsR/SARP family transcriptional regulator has translation MRIQVLGPLGAEVNGGSIVPTAGKPRQILALLALYPGRVVPVQTLLEELWGTQPPQSALTTLQTYILQLRRRLGTAMGPGAPTGAKDVLATRHGGYLLQIPEQSVDVHEYERSVTEGRTAFEAGETGTAAACYRRALDLWDGRALVDVRLGPILEIEVMRLEESRLGAVERRIDADLQLGRHCELLAELADLTARHPHHEGLHSQAMVALYRAGRQGAALESYRRLRLRLVEELGVEPSPQLQRLHQAMLTVDPLLDVAAGPRRTSTFDLFAA, from the coding sequence ATGAGGATTCAGGTTCTGGGTCCGTTGGGCGCCGAGGTCAACGGGGGCTCGATCGTTCCGACGGCGGGCAAGCCGCGGCAGATCCTGGCACTGCTCGCGCTCTACCCGGGGCGCGTGGTGCCGGTGCAGACGCTCCTGGAGGAGCTGTGGGGCACCCAGCCCCCGCAGAGCGCGCTGACCACCCTGCAGACCTACATCCTCCAGCTGCGGCGGCGGCTGGGCACGGCGATGGGGCCGGGGGCCCCGACAGGGGCGAAGGACGTCCTCGCCACCCGCCACGGCGGCTATCTGCTCCAGATCCCGGAGCAGAGCGTCGACGTGCACGAGTACGAGCGGTCGGTGACCGAGGGGCGCACGGCGTTCGAGGCGGGCGAGACCGGGACGGCCGCGGCGTGCTACCGCAGGGCGCTCGACCTCTGGGACGGGCGCGCGCTGGTCGACGTACGGCTCGGCCCGATCCTGGAGATCGAGGTCATGCGCCTGGAGGAGAGCAGACTCGGGGCCGTGGAGCGGCGGATCGACGCCGACCTCCAGCTCGGCCGCCACTGCGAACTCCTGGCCGAACTGGCCGATCTGACGGCCCGCCACCCCCATCACGAGGGTCTGCACTCGCAGGCCATGGTGGCGCTGTACCGGGCGGGACGGCAGGGCGCCGCCCTGGAGTCCTACCGGCGGCTGCGGCTCCGGCTCGTCGAGGAGCTCGGGGTCGAGCCCTCGCCGCAGCTCCAGCGGCTCCACCAGGCCATGCTCACCGTGGACCCGCTGCTCGACGTCGCCGCGGGGCCGCGGAGGACGTCCACCTTCGATCTGTTCGCGGCCTGA
- a CDS encoding helix-turn-helix transcriptional regulator — protein MERDYGEALDVLGGQLTACAAGTGQLTLVTGGLAAGKTHLVHSFASHARAAGALCLTASGSAAERDCPAGIADQLLRGPRVPRETADRTALLLAEAAPSAAAEGTLPGGEETLLLRALGAQVLDLARQRPVVLLVDDAHFCDGLSARLLAHLARRIGSAPVMAVLTRWDREQPATDPVLTDLTRQPHEDLRLAPLRPAEVAALLAAATTAEHAREHAPAVHRATGGNPLLVRAVAEDHRALGDGRPAAADGPPLTGPAFVRAALGCMTRWDDGHLLTTAQGLAVLDTAATVPLLAEVTGLPAAAVRRTLGTLTAAGVAEGPRLRGPALRDAVRTTLSGAEAARLHGAAAAALQDRGADPVSVARHLVAAGTGDAQDAAALGAAAAQAAGRGELPFAADCLDLAVRLGTDPRGRAALRRRLARTLWQTDPAAADRCHAEDRTALAGGELPPHHASGPLKQALWRGDRDTARQALRARAGLPEDRRDPRTEAELRLAHRWFYGTAVLRGTGAAPLDGRSGRTAAEDLWSRAVDGVGDSASAVGGRSAVAGAEHLLESCRPGETLLEVALAALFSLQRGDRPDLATAWLDTLDEQAARGSWTTWQAVLGAVRADFALRRGELGAASGHARSCLGRLAPQSWGVLYAYPLATLVSAATALGDTGAAEEALRRLPCEAQPVSAWSLGLRCARGRHHLAAGRTLAAAKDFQDCADLAREAELDVAELADWRTGLAEAGLRLGRTVLARDLATAQLDRNRGASGRTRGIALRVLAATADPGQRPGLLRSSADLLETAGDRLELARSLGDLSVALRDLGETEAARAISWRAAHEAKVCRAKALTDPAVPGAAHTAVQPAGGPGGVEGSVLSDAEGRVALLAARGFSNRDISEQLFITVSTVEQHLTRVYRKLGVSGRRALPELLPLPRLQSV, from the coding sequence GTGGAACGGGACTACGGCGAGGCACTGGACGTACTCGGCGGACAGCTGACCGCCTGCGCGGCCGGAACCGGGCAGCTGACCCTGGTGACCGGGGGCCTGGCGGCCGGCAAGACCCACCTGGTCCACAGCTTCGCCTCGCACGCGCGGGCCGCCGGCGCGCTCTGCCTGACCGCCTCCGGCTCTGCCGCCGAACGCGACTGCCCCGCCGGGATCGCCGACCAGCTCCTGCGCGGCCCGCGGGTTCCCCGGGAGACCGCCGACCGCACCGCCCTGCTCCTCGCGGAGGCCGCACCCTCCGCGGCCGCGGAGGGAACCCTCCCGGGCGGGGAGGAGACCCTCCTGCTGCGCGCGCTCGGGGCCCAGGTGCTCGATCTGGCCCGGCAGCGGCCCGTGGTGCTGCTGGTGGACGACGCGCACTTCTGCGACGGCCTCTCCGCCCGCTTGCTCGCCCACCTGGCGCGGCGCATCGGATCGGCGCCCGTGATGGCCGTCCTGACCCGCTGGGACCGGGAGCAGCCGGCCACCGACCCGGTCCTCACCGACCTGACCCGGCAGCCGCACGAGGACCTGCGCCTCGCCCCGCTCCGCCCCGCCGAGGTCGCCGCCCTGCTCGCGGCGGCCACCACGGCGGAACACGCCCGCGAGCACGCACCGGCCGTCCACCGGGCGACCGGCGGCAACCCGCTGCTCGTCCGTGCCGTCGCCGAGGACCACCGGGCCCTCGGCGACGGCCGGCCCGCCGCGGCGGACGGCCCCCCGCTCACCGGCCCGGCCTTTGTGCGGGCCGCGCTGGGCTGCATGACCCGCTGGGACGACGGCCACCTGCTGACCACCGCGCAGGGTCTGGCCGTCCTGGACACCGCGGCCACCGTGCCGCTCCTCGCGGAGGTGACCGGGCTGCCCGCGGCGGCGGTCCGCCGGACGCTCGGCACCCTCACCGCCGCCGGTGTCGCCGAGGGCCCGCGCCTGCGCGGTCCCGCTCTCCGCGACGCCGTGCGGACCACCCTGAGCGGTGCGGAGGCGGCCCGCCTGCACGGCGCCGCGGCCGCCGCGCTCCAGGACCGGGGCGCCGACCCGGTGTCCGTGGCCCGGCACCTGGTCGCCGCGGGAACCGGCGACGCGCAGGACGCCGCGGCCCTCGGGGCCGCCGCCGCCCAGGCCGCCGGACGCGGCGAACTCCCCTTCGCCGCCGACTGCCTGGACCTGGCGGTACGGCTGGGCACCGACCCGCGCGGCCGCGCCGCGCTCCGGCGCCGGCTGGCCCGGACCCTCTGGCAGACCGACCCGGCGGCGGCCGACCGCTGCCACGCCGAGGACCGCACCGCCCTGGCCGGCGGGGAACTGCCGCCGCACCACGCGAGCGGCCCGCTGAAGCAGGCCCTGTGGCGCGGCGACCGGGACACCGCCCGCCAGGCGCTGCGCGCCCGCGCCGGGCTGCCGGAGGACCGGCGCGACCCGCGGACGGAGGCCGAACTGCGCCTGGCCCACCGCTGGTTCTACGGGACAGCGGTGCTCCGCGGGACCGGCGCGGCACCGCTCGACGGCAGAAGCGGCCGCACGGCCGCGGAGGACCTCTGGAGCCGGGCCGTCGACGGCGTCGGCGACAGCGCGTCGGCGGTGGGCGGCCGGAGCGCCGTCGCGGGCGCCGAACACCTCCTGGAGAGCTGCCGTCCGGGGGAGACGCTCCTGGAAGTGGCCCTGGCCGCACTCTTCTCCCTCCAGCGCGGCGACCGCCCGGACCTCGCCACCGCGTGGCTCGACACGCTGGACGAACAGGCCGCACGGGGTTCCTGGACCACCTGGCAGGCGGTGCTCGGCGCCGTCCGCGCCGACTTCGCCCTGCGCCGGGGCGAGCTGGGCGCGGCGAGCGGGCACGCCCGCTCGTGCCTCGGCAGGCTCGCGCCGCAGAGCTGGGGCGTGCTGTACGCCTATCCCCTCGCCACCCTGGTGTCCGCGGCCACCGCGCTCGGGGACACCGGAGCGGCCGAGGAGGCGCTGCGGCGACTGCCCTGCGAGGCGCAGCCCGTGTCCGCCTGGAGCCTCGGGCTCCGCTGCGCACGCGGACGGCACCACCTCGCGGCCGGGCGGACGCTCGCGGCGGCGAAGGACTTCCAGGACTGCGCCGATCTGGCCCGGGAGGCGGAACTGGACGTGGCGGAGCTGGCCGACTGGCGCACCGGTCTCGCGGAGGCGGGCCTGCGGCTGGGCCGCACCGTGCTCGCCCGTGACCTGGCCACCGCGCAGCTCGACCGCAACCGCGGCGCGTCCGGGCGCACCCGGGGCATCGCTCTGCGGGTGCTCGCCGCCACCGCCGATCCCGGGCAGCGTCCGGGACTGCTGCGTTCCTCCGCCGACCTGCTGGAGACGGCCGGCGACCGGTTGGAACTGGCCCGCTCCCTCGGCGACCTGAGCGTGGCGCTGCGGGACCTGGGCGAGACGGAGGCCGCCCGCGCCATCTCCTGGCGTGCGGCGCACGAGGCGAAGGTGTGCCGTGCGAAGGCGCTGACGGACCCGGCGGTCCCGGGGGCCGCGCACACCGCCGTGCAGCCGGCCGGCGGGCCGGGCGGCGTCGAGGGTTCCGTGCTCAGCGACGCCGAGGGCCGTGTCGCGCTGCTGGCCGCCCGGGGCTTCAGCAACCGGGACATCAGCGAGCAGCTCTTCATCACGGTCAGCACCGTGGAGCAGCATCTGACCCGGGTCTACCGCAAGCTCGGTGTCTCCGGCCGCCGCGCGCTGCCCGAACTGCTCCCGCTCCCGCGGCTGCAGTCGGTCTGA
- a CDS encoding PqqD family protein, with product MPGVGVDIGADGSLELRRPDTAGLLPRTYHGSPVCTAMWIALRRHDGDPDAAARTLARHWGADLVGTRAELDQWVSELCDAGLARLTP from the coding sequence ATGCCCGGAGTCGGTGTCGACATCGGCGCCGACGGCTCCCTGGAGCTGCGCCGCCCCGACACGGCCGGCCTCCTCCCCCGCACCTACCACGGCTCACCCGTGTGCACGGCGATGTGGATCGCCCTGCGCCGGCACGACGGCGACCCCGACGCGGCGGCCCGCACCCTCGCCCGCCACTGGGGCGCGGACCTCGTCGGCACCCGCGCCGAACTGGACCAGTGGGTCTCGGAACTGTGCGACGCGGGGCTCGCCCGGCTCACCCCGTGA
- a CDS encoding thioesterase II family protein yields the protein MNAPAATPSRQAAASRWLRRYRPDESAAVRLFCLPHGGGSASAYVALTRALAPWVEAVAVQYPGRQDRRGEPFLTSVDATVDALVPVLREAADRPYALFGHSLGATLAYEAARRLSGSGHPPAHLFVSGRRSPSLPRHDLAFLRNDDALIAEMAKLQGCDPVLFQEEDLLEMVLPALRNDARMADGYRPRPDPALTVPLTVLTGDADPHVPVEDARAWRDVVPDGSAGLHVLPGGHFYLDEHVGRVCRVVEAAVGGCRERPAQPLPSPEPDAA from the coding sequence GTGAACGCCCCCGCCGCCACCCCCTCCCGGCAGGCGGCCGCCTCCCGCTGGCTGCGCCGCTACCGGCCCGACGAGAGTGCCGCCGTACGCCTGTTCTGCCTGCCCCACGGGGGCGGCTCCGCCTCCGCCTACGTCGCGCTGACACGTGCACTCGCGCCCTGGGTGGAGGCGGTGGCGGTGCAGTACCCGGGACGGCAGGACCGGCGCGGCGAGCCGTTCCTCACCAGCGTCGACGCCACCGTCGACGCCCTGGTGCCGGTCCTGCGCGAGGCGGCGGACCGCCCGTACGCGCTCTTCGGCCACAGCCTGGGCGCCACCCTCGCCTACGAGGCGGCCCGCCGGCTCAGCGGCTCCGGGCACCCGCCGGCGCACCTGTTCGTCTCGGGGCGCCGTTCGCCCTCGCTGCCGCGCCACGACCTGGCGTTCCTGCGCAACGACGACGCGCTGATCGCCGAGATGGCGAAGCTCCAGGGGTGCGACCCGGTCCTCTTCCAGGAGGAGGACCTGCTGGAGATGGTGCTCCCCGCACTGCGCAACGACGCCCGGATGGCCGACGGCTACCGGCCCCGGCCGGACCCCGCGCTCACCGTCCCGCTGACCGTGCTCACCGGCGACGCCGATCCCCACGTCCCGGTCGAGGACGCCCGCGCCTGGCGGGACGTCGTCCCGGACGGCTCCGCCGGGCTGCACGTCCTGCCCGGCGGCCACTTCTACCTCGACGAGCACGTCGGCCGAGTCTGCCGTGTCGTCGAGGCCGCGGTCGGCGGCTGCCGGGAGCGGCCCGCGCAACCCCTGCCGTCACCTGAACCGGACGCCGCGTAG
- the rfbB gene encoding dTDP-glucose 4,6-dehydratase, giving the protein MRVLVTGGAGFIGSHFVRRLLSGGYPDLPATRAVVLDKLTYAGNLANLAPVADDPRLEFVRGDICDGPLVERLTHGTDLVVHFAAESHVDRSIEDASAFVTTNVMGTHTLLRAAAAAGGVRFVHVSTDEVYGSVDEGSWTEDEPLRPNSPYAASKASSDLLALAFHRTHNLDVRVTRCSNNYGPHQYPEKAVPLFTTRLIDGLDVPLYGDGGNRRDWLHVDDHCRGVALVAAGGRAGEVYNIGGGTELTNRRLVGRLLELTGRDASAVRHVEDRAGHDRRYSVDTGKISRELGYAPRTPFDRGLADTVRWYRENRSWWEPLKAALPA; this is encoded by the coding sequence ATGCGCGTACTGGTGACCGGAGGTGCGGGCTTCATCGGCTCGCACTTCGTGCGGCGGCTGCTGTCCGGCGGCTACCCGGACCTGCCCGCCACCCGGGCCGTGGTCCTCGACAAACTGACCTACGCGGGGAACCTCGCCAACCTGGCGCCGGTGGCGGACGATCCACGCCTGGAGTTCGTCCGGGGCGACATCTGCGACGGCCCGCTGGTGGAGCGGCTGACGCACGGCACGGACCTGGTGGTGCACTTCGCCGCCGAGTCCCACGTGGACCGGTCCATCGAGGACGCCTCCGCGTTCGTGACGACCAACGTGATGGGCACCCACACACTGCTGCGGGCGGCGGCCGCCGCCGGCGGGGTCCGCTTCGTCCATGTGTCGACCGACGAGGTCTACGGCTCCGTCGACGAGGGCTCCTGGACGGAGGACGAGCCGCTGCGGCCCAACTCCCCCTACGCCGCCTCCAAGGCGTCCTCGGACCTGCTCGCGCTGGCCTTCCACCGCACCCACAACCTGGACGTGCGGGTGACCCGCTGCTCCAACAACTACGGCCCGCACCAGTACCCGGAGAAGGCCGTCCCGCTCTTCACCACCCGCCTCATCGACGGCCTGGACGTGCCGCTGTACGGGGACGGCGGCAACCGGCGCGACTGGCTCCACGTCGACGACCACTGCCGGGGCGTCGCCCTGGTCGCCGCCGGGGGCAGGGCGGGCGAGGTCTACAACATCGGCGGCGGCACCGAACTGACCAACCGCCGGCTCGTCGGCCGCCTGCTGGAGCTGACCGGCCGCGACGCGTCCGCCGTCCGGCACGTCGAGGACCGCGCCGGCCACGACCGGCGGTACTCGGTGGACACCGGCAAGATCTCCCGCGAGCTGGGGTACGCGCCGCGGACACCGTTCGACCGGGGACTCGCCGACACGGTCCGCTGGTACCGCGAGAACCGGTCGTGGTGGGAGCCGCTGAAGGCCGCGCTCCCCGCCTGA
- a CDS encoding glucose-1-phosphate thymidylyltransferase, producing MKALVLAGGTGSRLLPITHTAPKQLVPVANKPVLFYGIESLVAAGITDIGIIVGYTADEIRAAVGDGSAFGARVTYIPQDRPLGLAHAVLVARDYLAEDDFVMYLGDNFIVGGISELVGSFHRNRPDADILLTQVDDPTAFGVAELDAEGRVVRIEEKPKNPMSDLAVVGVYLFTPAVHEAVQAIEPSARGELEITDALQWLIDQDRTVRSTLVTGYWKDTGNVTDMLEVNRSVLERLEPCTDGLVDADSEIIGRVRIERGAQVHRSRIVGPAVIGAGTTVTNSYIGPSTSVAEDCVIDSSEIEFSIVLAGSSIEGVGRIEASLIGRQSRVTHANRTPRAHRFVVGDHSKVQITP from the coding sequence ATGAAGGCACTCGTACTCGCAGGCGGAACGGGCAGCCGGCTGCTGCCGATCACCCATACCGCGCCGAAACAACTGGTCCCCGTGGCCAACAAACCCGTGCTGTTCTACGGAATCGAGTCCCTGGTGGCCGCGGGGATCACCGACATCGGCATCATCGTGGGCTACACCGCCGACGAGATCCGGGCGGCGGTCGGCGACGGCAGCGCCTTCGGCGCCCGCGTCACCTACATCCCCCAGGACCGGCCGCTGGGCCTGGCCCACGCCGTGCTGGTGGCGCGGGACTACCTCGCCGAGGACGACTTCGTCATGTACCTGGGCGACAACTTCATCGTGGGCGGCATCAGCGAACTGGTGGGCAGTTTCCACCGCAACCGGCCCGACGCCGACATCCTGCTGACGCAGGTGGACGATCCGACGGCCTTCGGCGTCGCCGAACTGGACGCCGAGGGGCGGGTCGTCCGCATCGAGGAGAAACCCAAGAACCCGATGAGCGACCTCGCGGTGGTCGGGGTCTACCTCTTCACTCCCGCCGTCCACGAGGCCGTGCAGGCCATCGAGCCCTCCGCCCGCGGCGAGCTGGAGATCACCGACGCGCTCCAGTGGCTGATCGACCAGGACCGCACCGTCCGCTCGACGCTGGTCACCGGGTACTGGAAGGACACCGGCAACGTCACCGACATGCTGGAGGTCAACCGTTCCGTGCTGGAGAGACTCGAACCGTGCACGGACGGGCTGGTCGACGCGGACAGCGAGATCATCGGCCGCGTCAGGATCGAACGGGGCGCCCAGGTCCACCGTTCGCGCATCGTGGGGCCTGCCGTGATCGGCGCGGGCACCACGGTCACCAACTCGTACATCGGCCCCTCGACCTCGGTCGCCGAGGACTGCGTGATCGACTCCAGCGAGATCGAGTTCTCGATCGTGCTGGCGGGGTCGAGCATCGAGGGGGTGGGCCGGATCGAGGCCTCCCTCATCGGCCGTCAGTCGCGGGTCACGCACGCCAACCGGACGCCGAGGGCCCACCGGTTCGTGGTGGGGGACCACAGCAAGGTCCAGATCACGCCGTGA